Proteins found in one Quercus robur chromosome 2, dhQueRobu3.1, whole genome shotgun sequence genomic segment:
- the LOC126700705 gene encoding uncharacterized protein LOC126700705 has translation MGLSEHLQVNKYWLWFEKCVGAIDGTQFTYVHAGWEGSANDSRVLEEAISDRKHGFPWPPTGDDTQSEEGESNSEGNDNGNTGALTSSATQRHVMEMLDEAKKRMVQFRGDITDTMWADYVAHGH, from the exons ATGGGCCTCTCCGAACATCTTCAAGTGAACAAGTACTGGCTATGGTTTGAG AAATGTGTGGGAGCAATTGATGGTACACAA TTCACTTATGTCCATGCTGGGTGGGAGGGCAGCGCCAATGACTCAAGGGTGCTCGAAGAAGCGATCAGTGACCGAAAGCATGGATTCCCATGGCCACCAACAG GGGATGACACACAGTCTGAAGAAGGTGAGTCCAATAGCGAGGGAAATGACAATGGAAATACTGGAGCATTAACTAGCTCAGCAACCCAAAGGCATGTAATGGAAATGTTGGATGAAGCGAAAAAACGCATGGTCCAATTTAGGGGTGATATCACTGACACAATGTGGGCTGACTATGTTGCCCATGGCCATTGA